A window of Phycobacter azelaicus contains these coding sequences:
- a CDS encoding rod-binding protein: MTPASKSMPTTRSHAAQEDPLRKAAMDLEASFLAEMLKSAGLGESREGFGGGAGEDQFSSFLVRAQAEQIAKAGGIGLAESLYHALKEAQNDQP; the protein is encoded by the coding sequence ATGACGCCCGCGTCAAAGTCAATGCCGACCACCAGGTCGCATGCTGCCCAAGAAGACCCTCTGCGCAAGGCCGCTATGGACCTAGAGGCTTCATTTCTCGCGGAAATGTTGAAGTCTGCAGGTCTTGGGGAATCACGGGAAGGCTTTGGCGGCGGCGCCGGAGAAGATCAGTTTTCTAGTTTCTTGGTTCGCGCCCAGGCCGAGCAAATCGCAAAGGCAGGCGGCATCGGCCTGGCCGAATCACTGTACCACGCCCTGAAGGAGGCTCAGAATGACCAACCATAA